One segment of Pasteurella skyensis DNA contains the following:
- the fis gene encoding DNA-binding transcriptional regulator Fis — MLEQQPQQNPLTVAMLNAQSQQVNKPLRDNVKQALKNYLSQLDGQDPTELYELVLSEIEHPMLDMVMQFTRGNQTRAATILGINRGTLRKKLKKYGMG, encoded by the coding sequence ATGCTAGAACAACAACCACAACAAAATCCTTTAACGGTTGCAATGCTGAATGCTCAATCGCAACAAGTAAATAAACCGTTACGTGACAATGTAAAACAAGCACTAAAAAATTACCTTTCTCAATTAGATGGTCAAGATCCAACAGAATTATATGAATTAGTATTATCTGAAATTGAACATCCTATGTTAGATATGGTAATGCAGTTCACACGTGGAAATCAAACCAGAGCGGCAACAATTCTCGGTATTAACCGTGGAACATTACGTAAAAAATTAAAAAAATATGGTATGGGTTAA
- a CDS encoding anti-phage deoxyguanosine triphosphatase, translated as MISEIWIQRFLEGQKREKDHRSPYQRDRGRILHSEAFRCLQAKTQIHAVGENEFYRTRLTHSLEVAQIGNSLRAKLLNDLDSFQAVTSPQEFANFQHNLTALLPSRSLIESICYMHDIGHPPFGHGGETALNYKMRNHGGFEGNAQTFRIVTHLESYTPDTGMNLTRRALLGVLKYPAFLDETQPQQYTKVNDSRFINAHHFKTSKGVYRDDEKMFDWVLQPLSETDKQRFRSINYSADPFKPSKPIYKSLDCSIMELADDIAYAVHDLEDAIVVGMVTPRFWEYAEQKFQQCQSLWIKDFLPQMREKLFSYHRYERKDVIGSLVNYFITNVQWHLNDEFEEPLLRFNAILPSDVLEVLQVLKTFVLKFVIMDEKTQRVEYKGQRILMDIFDILSSEPLRLLPYYIRQQWKNTEESKRPRIICDYLASMSDRQAFRLYESL; from the coding sequence ATGATTTCAGAAATTTGGATCCAACGGTTTTTAGAAGGTCAAAAACGTGAAAAAGATCACCGCTCTCCTTACCAGCGTGATCGTGGGAGAATCTTACATTCAGAAGCATTTCGTTGTTTACAAGCAAAAACACAAATTCACGCAGTAGGAGAAAATGAATTTTATCGTACTCGCCTGACTCACTCTTTAGAAGTCGCACAAATTGGCAATAGCCTAAGAGCAAAGCTACTCAATGATTTAGACAGCTTTCAAGCGGTCACATCACCGCAAGAATTTGCAAATTTTCAACATAATCTTACCGCTTTATTGCCTTCTCGTAGCCTAATCGAATCGATTTGCTATATGCATGATATTGGACACCCTCCCTTTGGACACGGTGGTGAAACCGCATTAAATTACAAAATGCGAAACCACGGCGGTTTTGAAGGCAATGCTCAAACCTTTCGTATCGTCACTCACTTAGAGTCTTACACTCCAGATACAGGAATGAACTTAACACGCAGAGCATTATTAGGCGTACTAAAATATCCTGCTTTTTTAGATGAAACTCAACCACAACAATATACCAAAGTGAATGATAGCCGTTTTATTAATGCACATCATTTTAAAACCAGTAAAGGGGTTTATCGAGATGATGAAAAGATGTTTGACTGGGTCTTACAACCGCTTTCTGAAACAGATAAACAACGTTTTCGCTCAATTAACTATAGTGCAGATCCTTTTAAACCGAGTAAACCCATTTACAAATCATTAGATTGTAGCATTATGGAGCTTGCTGATGATATTGCTTATGCTGTTCACGATTTAGAAGATGCCATAGTAGTCGGTATGGTCACTCCCCGTTTTTGGGAATATGCAGAGCAGAAATTTCAACAATGCCAATCACTATGGATTAAAGACTTTCTTCCACAAATGAGAGAAAAATTGTTCTCCTACCATCGCTATGAGCGTAAAGATGTGATCGGCTCACTGGTCAATTATTTTATTACCAATGTACAATGGCATCTAAATGATGAATTTGAAGAGCCTTTACTTCGCTTTAATGCTATTTTACCGAGTGATGTTCTTGAAGTATTACAAGTGCTAAAAACATTTGTATTGAAATTTGTCATTATGGATGAAAAAACGCAACGAGTAGAATATAAAGGACAGCGTATTTTAATGGATATATTTGACATACTCAGTAGTGAACCATTACGTTTACTACCTTACTATATCCGCCAACAATGGAAAAATACCGAAGAATCAAAACGCCCTCGTATTATTTGTGATTATTTAGCCAGTATGTCTGATCGACAGGCTTTTAGGTTATATGAGTCACTCTAA
- a CDS encoding DeoR/GlpR family DNA-binding transcription regulator: MSKRNTQQRRHLIATLVQEQGEVSVEQLSELFETSEVTIRKDLTTLEESGVLLRRYGGAIRIPSEFIDDQHIEYISKQKKAIAKLAAGCIREHNRIIIDSGSTTGALIPYLNQAGLVVMTNSLTLASELTALEIEPTVLMTGGTWDARSESFQGKVAETALRSYDFDQLFIGADGLDLTRGTTTFNELVGLSQVMAEVSREVNVMIESQKMDRKMPNVELVWDQIDRVITDNQIDVQVKKELEQKGIEVLVAQV; this comes from the coding sequence ATGTCAAAACGAAATACGCAACAGCGTCGTCATTTAATTGCTACTCTTGTTCAAGAACAAGGGGAAGTAAGTGTTGAGCAATTATCGGAACTGTTTGAAACCTCTGAAGTCACAATTCGTAAGGATTTAACGACACTTGAAGAAAGTGGTGTATTGTTGCGTCGTTATGGTGGTGCCATTAGAATCCCTTCTGAATTTATTGATGATCAACATATTGAATATATTTCGAAACAAAAGAAAGCAATTGCAAAATTGGCGGCAGGTTGTATTCGTGAGCATAATCGTATCATTATTGATAGCGGTAGTACGACTGGGGCGTTAATTCCTTATTTGAATCAAGCGGGGCTAGTTGTGATGACAAATTCCCTAACTCTCGCTTCTGAATTAACCGCATTAGAAATTGAACCGACTGTATTGATGACGGGCGGAACATGGGATGCTCGCTCAGAATCTTTTCAAGGAAAAGTCGCTGAAACTGCGTTGCGATCTTATGATTTTGACCAACTTTTTATTGGTGCTGATGGTTTAGATTTAACAAGAGGCACCACAACTTTTAATGAGTTAGTTGGACTTAGTCAGGTAATGGCGGAGGTTTCTCGTGAAGTCAATGTGATGATTGAATCACAGAAAATGGATAGAAAAATGCCAAATGTAGAATTAGTGTGGGATCAGATTGATCGTGTCATTACCGATAATCAAATTGACGTACAAGTAAAAAAAGAGCTTGAGCAAAAAGGGATTGAAGTCTTGGTTGCTCAAGTTTAA
- the glmS gene encoding glutamine--fructose-6-phosphate transaminase (isomerizing): MCGIVGAVAQRDVADILVDGLHRLEYRGYDSAGVAVLNATTKEIKVVRRVGKVKELENAVAESEVTGGTGIAHTRWATHGEPSEMNAHPHQSGKITVVHNGIIENYEELRVALKAKGYEFLSQTDTEVIAHLVEWELRSSETLLEAVKKTVKQLRGAYGAVVMNQDEPEHLIVARSGSPLVIGLGVGENFIGSDPLALLSVTHRFIYLEEGDVAEITRKTVDIFDSENNPVVREIHESHFEQDAADKGQYRHYMQKEIFEQPVAIINTLEGRITNGKVNIDAMGKNVDKILEKVEHIQIVACGTSYNAGMVARYWFESIAGVSCDVEIASEFRYRKFVTRPNSLLITLSQSGETADTLAALRLAQQSGFMSSMAICNVASSSLVRESDFAFMTKAGIEIGVASTKAFTTQLTCLLLLTAAIGRLKGTVSEEQEKQIVQSLQRLPAQIESALVFDKEIEKLSQDFAEKHHTLFLGRGEFYPIAMESALKLKEISYIHAEAYAAGELKHGPLALIDSDMPVVVVAPENDLLEKVKSNIEEVSARGGQLYIFADKDAGFVNVDNFKTVVMPKVDKVTAPIFYTVPLQLLSYHIALIKGTDVDQPRNLAKAVTVE, encoded by the coding sequence ATGTGTGGAATAGTCGGTGCAGTAGCACAACGTGATGTGGCAGATATTTTAGTTGATGGGTTACACCGTTTAGAATATCGTGGTTATGATTCAGCAGGCGTAGCCGTACTTAATGCAACAACTAAAGAAATAAAAGTTGTTCGTCGAGTCGGTAAAGTAAAAGAATTGGAAAATGCTGTAGCTGAAAGTGAGGTAACAGGTGGAACTGGAATTGCTCATACTCGTTGGGCAACACACGGTGAACCAAGTGAAATGAATGCTCACCCACATCAAAGCGGTAAAATTACTGTGGTACATAATGGTATTATTGAAAATTATGAAGAACTACGTGTAGCATTAAAAGCGAAAGGCTATGAGTTTTTATCACAAACGGATACCGAAGTAATCGCTCACTTAGTAGAATGGGAATTACGCTCTTCAGAAACCTTACTAGAGGCAGTAAAGAAAACAGTTAAACAGCTACGTGGTGCTTATGGTGCGGTAGTAATGAATCAAGATGAACCAGAGCATTTGATTGTTGCTCGTTCAGGTAGCCCATTAGTCATTGGTTTAGGTGTAGGTGAAAACTTTATTGGTTCAGATCCTTTGGCACTATTGAGCGTTACCCACCGTTTTATCTATTTAGAAGAAGGCGATGTGGCTGAAATTACACGTAAAACAGTGGATATTTTTGATAGTGAAAATAATCCTGTAGTACGTGAAATTCACGAATCTCATTTTGAACAGGATGCAGCAGATAAGGGGCAATATCGCCACTATATGCAGAAGGAAATTTTTGAGCAGCCTGTTGCGATTATCAATACCCTCGAAGGGCGTATTACCAATGGTAAAGTAAATATTGACGCAATGGGGAAAAATGTCGATAAAATCTTGGAAAAAGTAGAACATATTCAAATTGTAGCTTGTGGTACCTCTTACAACGCTGGAATGGTGGCTCGTTATTGGTTTGAATCGATTGCGGGAGTAAGTTGTGATGTGGAAATTGCGTCTGAATTCCGTTATCGCAAATTTGTGACTCGTCCAAATAGTTTATTGATTACTTTATCACAATCAGGAGAAACCGCAGATACCTTAGCTGCATTACGTTTAGCGCAACAATCAGGTTTTATGTCTTCAATGGCCATTTGTAACGTAGCAAGTTCATCATTAGTGCGTGAATCTGACTTTGCCTTTATGACAAAAGCAGGCATAGAAATTGGTGTTGCGTCAACCAAAGCTTTTACTACACAATTAACTTGTTTATTACTATTAACGGCAGCAATCGGGCGTTTAAAAGGTACTGTAAGCGAAGAACAAGAAAAACAAATTGTGCAATCTTTACAACGATTACCTGCACAAATTGAAAGTGCCTTAGTCTTTGATAAAGAAATTGAAAAATTATCACAAGATTTCGCAGAAAAACATCATACCTTATTCTTAGGGCGTGGCGAGTTTTACCCAATCGCAATGGAATCAGCATTAAAATTAAAAGAGATTTCTTATATTCACGCAGAAGCTTACGCAGCAGGCGAACTAAAACACGGCCCATTAGCGTTAATTGATAGCGATATGCCAGTGGTGGTGGTTGCGCCTGAAAATGATTTATTAGAAAAAGTAAAATCTAATATTGAAGAAGTCAGCGCCAGAGGTGGACAACTTTATATTTTTGCTGATAAAGATGCAGGTTTTGTGAATGTAGATAACTTTAAAACAGTGGTTATGCCAAAAGTAGATAAAGTTACCGCTCCTATTTTTTACACCGTACCGTTACAGCTACTTTCTTATCATATCGCCTTAATTAAAGGGACAGATGTCGATCAGCCTCGTAACTTAGCGAAAGCGGTAACCGTTGAGTAA